A stretch of Clostridium sp. BJN0001 DNA encodes these proteins:
- a CDS encoding VirB4-like conjugal transfer ATPase, CD1110 family, whose translation MKEKPRKKSDLIRDKSLSQRKKKEAVKSKGKKEGKASKSVQQSIPYIQMYKDGLCRVKENYYSKTIQFYDINYQLAQNEDKTAIFENYCEFLNYFDSSISVQLSFINQTVNINEFEKSIEIPEQKDEFNNIRTEYAKMLKGQLSKGNNGLVKTKYITFGIEADNFKTAKQRLERIEIDILNNFKVLGATAHGLNGKERLKIMHDTFNSDTKEPFIFSYDMIPKTGLTTKDFISPTSFDFRDSRTFGMGKTVGKVSFLQILAPELTDRMLADFLDMDNDVTVNIHIRSIDQKEAIKQIKRKITDLDKMKIEEQKKAVRSGYDMDIIPSDLATYGVEAKHLLEELQSRNERMFLVTVLIMNTSDKKQKLENIVFQAQGIAQKYNCSLRCLDYMQEAGLMSSIPLGLNNIEIKRGLTTSSTAIFVPFTTQELFMDGEALYYGLNALSSNMIMVDRKKLKNPNGLILGTPGAGKSFSAKREMTNAFLITTDDIIVCDPEGEYYPLVNMLKGQVIKVSPTSTQYINPMDINLNYSEDESPLSLKSDFILSLCELIVGGKNGLEPIEKTIIDRCVRKVYQAYLQDPVSEKMPVLEDLYNLLKEQKESEALRIATSIEIYVKGSLNVFNHRTNVDIQNRLVCFDIKELGKQLKKLGMLIVQDQVWNRVTINRAEKKSTRYYMDEFHLLLKEEQTAAYSVEIWKRFRKWGGIPTGITQNVKDLLSSREIENIFENSDFIYMLNQASGDRQILAKQLNISPHQLSYVTHANEGEGLLFYGNVIIPFVDKFPKDTILYKIMTTKPDEVKEIE comes from the coding sequence GTGAAAGAAAAACCAAGAAAAAAATCAGATTTAATAAGAGATAAGAGTTTATCTCAAAGGAAAAAGAAAGAAGCGGTGAAATCAAAGGGAAAAAAGGAAGGGAAGGCTTCTAAATCTGTACAGCAAAGTATTCCGTATATTCAGATGTATAAAGATGGATTATGTAGGGTTAAAGAAAATTATTATTCAAAGACAATCCAGTTTTATGATATAAATTATCAGCTTGCACAAAATGAAGATAAAACAGCAATATTTGAAAATTACTGTGAATTTCTAAATTACTTTGACAGCTCAATATCAGTACAGCTTTCTTTTATAAATCAGACTGTAAATATAAATGAATTTGAAAAGAGCATTGAGATACCAGAGCAGAAAGATGAATTTAATAATATAAGGACAGAATATGCAAAAATGCTTAAAGGGCAACTTTCAAAAGGTAATAATGGGTTAGTTAAAACAAAATATATAACTTTTGGAATAGAGGCAGATAATTTTAAGACAGCAAAACAGAGACTTGAAAGGATAGAAATAGATATATTAAATAATTTTAAAGTTTTAGGGGCAACAGCTCATGGTCTAAATGGAAAAGAAAGACTAAAAATAATGCATGATACCTTTAATTCAGATACAAAGGAACCTTTCATATTCAGCTATGATATGATACCTAAAACAGGGCTTACAACTAAAGATTTTATTTCACCAACTTCATTTGATTTTAGAGATAGCAGAACATTTGGAATGGGAAAAACAGTTGGAAAGGTATCATTTTTACAGATACTTGCACCAGAGCTTACAGATAGAATGCTTGCAGATTTTCTTGATATGGATAATGATGTTACAGTAAATATTCATATAAGATCAATTGACCAGAAGGAGGCAATAAAGCAGATAAAGAGAAAAATAACAGACCTTGATAAGATGAAAATAGAAGAACAGAAAAAGGCTGTAAGAAGCGGTTATGATATGGATATTATTCCATCAGATTTAGCAACATATGGAGTGGAAGCAAAACATCTCTTAGAGGAATTGCAGTCAAGAAATGAGAGAATGTTTTTAGTAACAGTTTTAATAATGAATACATCAGATAAAAAACAGAAGCTTGAGAATATAGTATTTCAGGCACAGGGAATAGCACAAAAATATAATTGTAGTTTAAGGTGTCTTGATTATATGCAGGAAGCAGGACTTATGTCATCAATCCCACTTGGATTAAATAATATAGAAATTAAAAGAGGCTTAACTACATCTTCCACAGCAATATTTGTGCCATTTACAACACAGGAGCTTTTTATGGATGGAGAAGCCCTTTATTATGGATTAAATGCATTATCATCAAATATGATTATGGTAGACAGAAAGAAATTAAAAAATCCAAATGGATTAATACTAGGTACTCCAGGGGCAGGTAAATCCTTTAGTGCAAAGCGAGAAATGACTAATGCATTTTTAATTACGACAGATGATATTATTGTATGTGATCCAGAAGGCGAATATTATCCACTTGTAAACATGCTAAAGGGACAAGTTATAAAGGTTTCGCCTACAAGTACACAGTATATAAACCCAATGGACATTAATTTAAATTATTCAGAAGATGAAAGTCCATTATCATTAAAAAGTGACTTTATTTTATCACTTTGCGAACTTATAGTTGGTGGTAAGAACGGATTAGAACCAATTGAAAAAACAATTATTGACCGTTGTGTAAGAAAAGTTTATCAGGCATATTTACAAGATCCTGTGTCAGAGAAAATGCCTGTACTTGAAGATCTATATAACCTTTTAAAAGAACAAAAGGAATCAGAAGCTTTAAGAATTGCTACATCAATAGAAATTTATGTTAAGGGTTCGCTAAATGTATTTAACCATAGAACAAATGTTGATATACAAAATAGGCTTGTATGTTTTGATATTAAAGAACTTGGGAAACAGCTTAAAAAATTGGGGATGTTAATTGTTCAGGATCAGGTATGGAACAGAGTTACAATAAACAGGGCAGAAAAGAAATCTACAAGATATTATATGGATGAATTCCATCTATTACTTAAGGAAGAGCAGACGGCAGCTTACTCAGTAGAAATATGGAAAAGATTTAGAAAGTGGGGTGGAATTCCAACTGGTATAACTCAGAATGTTAAAGATCTTTTGTCAAGTAGAGAAATAGAGAATATATTTGAAAATAGTGATTTCATTTATATGCTTAATCAGGCATCAGGAGATAGACAGATATTAGCAAAGCAGCTTAATATTTCACCACATCAACTTTCTTATGTAACACATGCAAATGAAGGAGAAGGCCTTTTATTTTATGGAAATGTAATTATTCCTTTTGTTGATAAATTTCCTAAAGATACTATACTTTATAAAATTATGACTACTAAACCTGATGAGGTTAAGGAAATAGAATGA
- a CDS encoding PrgI family protein — translation MAYVPVPKDLTKVKTKVALNLTKRQIICFGSAAAVGVPFYIFTKPYIGTEISAICMVFIMLPFFFFAMYEKDGMHFEKIALNYIKVTFIYPKIRYYKTENMYDYIENQIKIDKEVLRGERKTKKKIRFNKR, via the coding sequence ATGGCGTATGTACCAGTACCAAAGGATTTAACTAAGGTAAAAACAAAGGTGGCACTTAATTTAACTAAAAGACAGATCATATGTTTTGGATCTGCGGCAGCAGTTGGAGTACCATTTTATATATTTACAAAACCTTACATAGGTACAGAAATTTCTGCAATATGTATGGTGTTTATAATGCTTCCATTTTTCTTTTTTGCAATGTATGAAAAAGATGGAATGCATTTTGAAAAAATAGCCTTGAATTACATTAAGGTGACATTTATATATCCAAAGATTAGATATTATAAAACAGAAAATATGTATGACTATATAGAAAATCAAATTAAAATTGATAAGGAGGTTTTAAGAGGTGAAAGAAAAACCAAGAAAAAAATCAGATTTAATAAGAGATAA
- a CDS encoding VirB6/TrbL-like conjugal transfer protein, CD1112 family produces MDIIVNKLLDAIKEILISYIQSTLSNMFDEVNSKVGTIANQVGQTPQGWNSDIFTMIKSLSENVIVPIAGMIITFVLCYELISMIMERNNMHDVDTFMFFKYFFKMWVAVYLVTHTFDITMAVFDVGQHVVNNSAAFITGNAKIDVSETIKGMTDKLSDMEIGELALLSVETTLVSVSMKILSVIITVILYGRMVEIYLYTSVSPIPFATMTNREWGTIGNNYLKGLLALGFQGFFMMVCVAIYVVLVKSMSISDNIHSAMFSIAAYTVILCFSLFKTGTLSKTIFNAH; encoded by the coding sequence ATGGACATAATAGTTAATAAATTATTAGATGCGATTAAGGAAATTTTAATAAGTTATATTCAAAGTACACTTTCTAATATGTTTGATGAAGTTAATAGCAAGGTAGGAACAATAGCGAATCAAGTAGGACAAACTCCACAGGGATGGAATAGTGATATATTTACTATGATAAAATCCCTTAGTGAAAATGTAATAGTCCCGATTGCAGGGATGATTATTACCTTTGTTCTTTGTTATGAATTGATTTCAATGATAATGGAAAGAAATAATATGCATGATGTTGATACATTTATGTTTTTTAAATACTTTTTCAAAATGTGGGTGGCAGTATATCTTGTCACCCATACCTTTGATATAACTATGGCAGTTTTTGATGTGGGTCAGCATGTAGTAAATAATAGTGCTGCTTTTATTACTGGAAATGCTAAAATAGATGTTTCAGAAACAATAAAAGGGATGACTGACAAACTGTCTGATATGGAAATAGGAGAATTAGCTCTATTATCTGTAGAAACAACCTTAGTTAGTGTCAGTATGAAAATTCTTTCAGTAATAATAACCGTCATATTATATGGAAGAATGGTAGAAATATATCTTTATACATCAGTTTCACCAATTCCTTTTGCAACAATGACAAACAGGGAATGGGGAACTATTGGGAATAACTATTTGAAAGGACTTCTTGCTCTAGGTTTCCAGGGATTTTTTATGATGGTGTGTGTAGCAATTTATGTAGTGTTAGTTAAATCAATGAGTATATCAGATAATATACATTCAGCTATGTTTTCAATTGCAGCATATACTGTTATCCTATGTTTTAGTCTTTTTAAAACAGGAACATTGTCAAAAACTATATTTAATGCACATTAA